One stretch of Macaca nemestrina isolate mMacNem1 chromosome 17, mMacNem.hap1, whole genome shotgun sequence DNA includes these proteins:
- the LOC105469019 gene encoding G patch domain-containing protein 8 isoform X4 — translation MGMGRMEMELDYAEDATERRRVLEVEKEDTEELRQKYKDYVDKEKAIAKALEDLRANFYCELCDKQYQKHQEFDNHINSYDHAHKQRLKDLKQREFARNVSSRSRKDEKKQEKALRRLHELAEQRKQAECAPGSGPMFKPTTVAVDEEGGEDDKDESATNSGTGATVSCGLGSEFSTDKGGPFTAVQITNTTGLAQAPGLASQGISFGIKNNLGTPLQKLGVSFSFAKKAPVKLESIASVFKDHAEEGTSEDGTKPDEKGSDQGLQKVGDSDGSSNLDGKKEDEDPQDGGSLASTLSKLKRMKREEGAGATEPEYYHYIPPAHCKVKPNFPFLLFMRASEQMEGDNSTHPKNAPESKKGSSPKPKSCIKAAASQGAERTVSEVSEQPKETSMTEPSEPGSKPEAKKALGGDVSDQSLESHSQKVSETQTCESNSSKETSLATPAGKESQEGPKHPTGPFFPVLSKDESTALQWPSELLIFTKAEPSISYSCNPLYFDFKLSRNKDARTKGTEKPKDIGSSSKDHLQGLDPGEPNKNKEVGGEKTVRSSGGRMDAPASGSACSSLNKQEPGGSHGSETEDTGRSLPSKKERSGKSHRHKKKKKHKKSSKHKRKHKGDTEEKSSKAESGEKSKKRKKRKRKKNKSSAPADSERGPKPEPPGSGSPAPPRRRRRAQDDSQRRSLPAEEGSSGKKEEGGGGSSSQDHSGRKHKGELPPSSCQRRAGTKRSSRSSHRSQPSSGDEDSDDASSHRLHQKSPSQYSEEEEEDSGSEHSRSRSRSGRRHSSHRSSRRSYSSSSDASSDQSCYSRQHSYSDDSYSDYSDRSRRHSKRSHDSDDSDYASSKHRSKRHKYSSSDDDYSLSCSQSRSRSRSHTRERSRSRGRSRSSSCSRSRSKRRSRSTTAHSWQRSRSYSRDRSRSTRSPSQRSGSRKGSWGHESPEERHSGRRDFIRSKIYRSQSPHYFRSGRGEGPGKKDDGRGDDSKATGPPSQNSNIGTGRGSESDCSPEDKNSVTAKLLLEKIQSRKVERKPSVSEEVQATPNKAGPKLKDPPQGYFGPKLPPSLGNKPVLPLIGKLPATRKPNKKCEESGLERGEEQEQSETEEGPSGSSDALFGHQFPSEETTGPLLDPPPEEPKSEEATADHPVAPLGTPAHTDCYPGDPTISHNYLPDPSDGDTLESLDSSSQPGPVESSLLPIAPDLEHFPSYAPPSGDPSIESTDGAEDASLAPLESQPITFTPEEMEKYSKLQQAAQQHIQQQLLAKQVKAFPASAALAPATPALQPIHIQQPATASATSITTVQHAILQHHAAAAAATIGIHPHPHPQPLAQVHHIPQPHLTPISLSHLTHSIIPGHPATFLASHPIHIIPASAIHPGPFTFHPVPHAALYPTLLAPRPAAAAATALHLHPLLHPIFSGQDLQHPPSHGT, via the exons AGATTAAAAGATCTCAAGCAGAGAGAGTTTGCTCGAAATGTCTCTTCAAGATCCCGCAAGGATgagaaaaaacaggaaaaagccCTTCGGCGGCTCCATGAGTTGGCAGAGCAGAGAAAACAAGCTGAATG TGCACCTGGAAGTGGTCCCATGTTCAAACCAACCACAGTGGCTGTAGATGAAGAAGGTGGAGAAGATGATAAAGATGAATCAGCTACAAATAGTGGCACAGGTGCCACTGTTTCTTGTGGCCTGGGATCTGAATTTTCCACAGATAAAGGAGGCCCTTTCACTGCAGTACAAATCACTAATACCACTGGACTGGCCCAGGCTCCTGGGTTAGCCTCCCAAGGCATCAGCTTTGGCATTAAGAATAATCTGGGGACCCCATTGCAAAAATTGGGAGTGTCATTTTCTTTTGCCAAGAAGGCTCCTGTCAAACTCGAATCAATAGCATCAGTTTTCAAGGACCACGCGGAGGAAGGGACCTCTGAAGATGGAACAAAACCTGATGAGAAGGGTTCTGACCAAGGGCTGCAGAAGGTAGGAGACTCTGATGGGAGCAGTAATCTTGATGGTAAAAAGGAGGATGAAGACCCTCAGGATGGAGGGTCCCTTGCCTCAACATTATCCAAATTAAAAAGGATGAAGCGAGAAGAAGGAGCTGGGGCTACGGAGCCGGAATATTACCACTACATCCCCCCAGCACACTGCAAAGTAAAACCTAATTTTCCCTTCCTACTTTTTATGAGAGCCAGTGAACAAATGGAAGGTGATAATAGTACACACCCAAAGAATGCCCCAGAGAGTAAAAAAGGCAGTTCTCCCAAGCCTAAAAGCTGCATCAAGGCGGCAGCAAGCCAAGGAGCAGAAAGGACAGTTAGTGAAGTCTCTGAGCAGCCGAAGGAAACCAGCATGACCGAGCCCTCAGAACCAGGAAGCAAACCTGAGGCAAAGAAGGCCTTAGGAGGGGATGTAAGTGATCAGAGTTTAGAGAGTCATAGTCAGAAGGTTTCAGAGACCCAAACGTGTGAGTCCAACTCTTCTAAAGAAACCTCTCTGGCCACCCCAGCAGGGAAAGAAAGCCAAGAAGGACCCAAACATCCTACTGGTCCCTTCTTCCCAGTTTTGAGCAAAGATGAAAGCACTGCCCTCCAGTGGCCATCAGAACTATTAATTTTCACCAAGGCAGAACCCTCCATTTCATACAGTTGTAACCCTTTATATTTTGACTTTAAACTTTCAAGGAACAAAGATGCCAGAACTAAAGGGACAGAAAAACCAAAGGATATAGGAAGCTCCTCAAAGGACCATCTCCAAGGCCTAGATCCTGGTGAGCCAAATAAAAACAAGGAAGTGGGCGGAGAGAAAACAGTACGTTCCTCAGGAGGCAGAATGGACGCACCTGCTTCAGGGTCCGCCTGTAGTAGCCTGAACAAGCAGGAGCCTGGGGGTAGCCATGGGTCTGAGacagaagacacagggagaagccTTCCCAGCAAGAAAGAACGATCTGGGAAGTCCCACcggcacaaaaagaaaaagaagcacaaAAAATCCAGCAAACACAAACGTAAACACAAGGGTGACACAGAAGAGAAAAGCTCTAAGGCAGAGTCGGGGGAGAAGTCTAAGAAGCGCAAGAAACGAAAACGAAAGAAGAATAAGTCATCAGCCCCAGCAGATTCTGAACGAGGACCCAAACCAGAACCCCCTGGGAGTGGCAGTCCTGCACCTCCAAGAAGGCGGCGACGAGCTCAAGATGACTCCCAGCGGAGATCCCTCCCAGCTGAAGAGGGGAGCAGTGGCAAAAAGGAGGAAGGTGGGGGTGGTAGCAGCTCCCAAGACCATAGTGGGAGGAAACACAAAGGTGAACTTCCGCCTTCATCCTGCCAGCGAAGAGCAGGCACCAAACGGAGCAGCCGGTCTAGCCATCGGAGCCAACCCAGTAGTGGAGATGAGGATAGTGATGATGCTTCCTCACACCGACTGCACCAGAAGTCTCCATCCCAGTACagtgaggaagaagaagaagattcaGGCAGTGAGCATTCCCGCAGCCGCTCAAGGTCAGGCCGGCGCCATTCCTCACATCGTTCTTCTCGGCGTTCTTACTCAAGTAGCTCAGATGCCTCTTCAGACCAGAGCTGCTATAGTAGACAGCACAGTTACTCAGATGACAGCTACAGTGACTACAGCGACAGATCACGAAGGCACTCCAAGCGCTCCCACGACTCAGATGACTCAGACTATGCCAGCTCCAAACATCGATCAAAACGGCACAAATACTCATCTTCTGACGATGACTATAGCCTCAGTTGCAGCCAGTCCCGAAGCCGATCTCGGAGTCATACCAGAGAGCGCTCAAGATCCCGGGGCCGCAGCCGAAGCAGCAGTTGTAGTCGTAGTCGGAGCAAGCGGAGAAGCCGTAGCACCACAGCCCACAGCTGGCAACGGAGCCGGAGCTATAGCCGGGACCGCAGTCGCAGCACCAGGAGCCCTTCCCAAAGATCAGGCTCCAGGAAGGGATCATGGGGTCATGAGAGCCCTGAGGAGAGGCATTCTGGGCGTCGGGACTTCATTCGTTCTAAGATCTACCGCTCCCAGTCCCCCCACTATTTCCGATCAGGCCGGGGAGAAGGTCCTGGGAAGAAAGATGATGGCAGAGGAGATGACAGTAAAGCAACAGGTCCACCTTCCCAGAACAGCAACATTGGCACAGGAAGAGGGTCAGAAAGTGACTGCAGTCCTGAAGACAAGAACTCTGTTACTGCCAAACTGCTACTGGAGAAGATTCAGTCAAGGAAAGTGGAGAGGAAACCTAGTGTGAGTGAGGAGGTGCAGGCCACCCCTAATAAAGCTGGGCCCAAGCTCAAGGACCCCCCACAAGGTTACTTTGGGCCCAAGCTCCCCCCATCTCTTGGCAATAAGCCTGTCCTTCCACTGATAGGGAAGCTCCCAGCTACCCGAAAGCCCAATAAGAAATGTGAAGAGTCTGGCTTGGAAAGAGGGGAAGAGCAAGAACAGTCAGAGACAGAAGAGGGGCCCTCAGGGAGTAGTGATGCCCTATTTGGGCATCAGTTCCCTTCAGAGGAAACAACTGGCCCCTTATTAGACCCACCCCCAGAAGAGCCAAAGTCTGAAGAAGCTACTGCTGATCACCCTGTGGCTCCACTAGGCACCCCAGCACACACTGACTGCTACCCTGGGGACCCAACCATCTCCCATAACTACCTCCCCGACCCCAGTGATGGGGACACCCTGGAGTCCCTGGATAGCAGCAGTCAACCAGGCCCTGTGGAATCCAGCTTGCTGCCGATAGCACCAGACCTTGAGCATTTCCCCAGTTATGCACCTCCCAGTGGGGATCCTAGTATTGAGTCAACAGATGGGGCTGAGGATGCTTCACTGGCCCCCCTGGAGAGCCAGCCCATCACCTTCACCCCTGAGGAGATGGAGAAGTACAGCAAGCTCCAGCAGGCTGCTCAGCAACACATCCAGCAGCAGCTTCTGGCCAAGCAAGTAAAGGCCTTTCCAGCCTCAGCTGCCCTggccccagccacaccagcccTGCAACCTATCCACATTCAGCAGCCAGCTACAGCCTCTGCCACCTCCATCACAACTGTTCAGCATGCCATCCTACAACATCATGCTGCCGCAGCTGCTGCCACCATTGGCattcacccccacccccatccccaaccaCTTGCCCAGGTGCATCATATTCCCCAGCCCCATCTGACCCCCATTTCCTTGTCCCACCTCACTCACTCAATCATCCCTGGCCACCCTGCCACCTTTCTCGCTAGCCATCCCATCCACATCATTCCCGCCTCAGCCATCCATCCTGGGCCTTTCACCTTTCATCCCGTCCCACATGCTGCCCTCTACCCCACCCTACTTGCCCCACGGCCTGCTGCAGCAgctgccactgccctccacctTCACCCACTACTTCACCCCATCTTCTCAGGTCAGGACCTGCAACATCCTCCCAGCCATGGCACATGA
- the LOC105469019 gene encoding G patch domain-containing protein 8 isoform X3, producing MGMGRMEMELDYAEDATERRRVLEVEKEDTEELRQKYKDYVDKEKAIAKALEDLRANFYCELCDKQYQKHQEFDNHINSYDHAHKQEGTQDYYESEIIADVLKANPSNLGAQITRRLKDLKQREFARNVSSRSRKDEKKQEKALRRLHELAEQRKQAECAPGSGPMFKPTTVAVDEEGGEDDKDESATNSGTGATVSCGLGSEFSTDKGGPFTAVQITNTTGLAQAPGLASQGISFGIKNNLGTPLQKLGVSFSFAKKAPVKLESIASVFKDHAEEGTSEDGTKPDEKGSDQGLQKVGDSDGSSNLDGKKEDEDPQDGGSLASTLSKLKRMKREEGAGATEPEYYHYIPPAHCKVKPNFPFLLFMRASEQMEGDNSTHPKNAPESKKGSSPKPKSCIKAAASQGAERTVSEVSEQPKETSMTEPSEPGSKPEAKKALGGDVSDQSLESHSQKVSETQTCESNSSKETSLATPAGKESQEGPKHPTGPFFPVLSKDESTALQWPSELLIFTKAEPSISYSCNPLYFDFKLSRNKDARTKGTEKPKDIGSSSKDHLQGLDPGEPNKNKEVGGEKTVRSSGGRMDAPASGSACSSLNKQEPGGSHGSETEDTGRSLPSKKERSGKSHRHKKKKKHKKSSKHKRKHKGDTEEKSSKAESGEKSKKRKKRKRKKNKSSAPADSERGPKPEPPGSGSPAPPRRRRRAQDDSQRRSLPAEEGSSGKKEEGGGGSSSQDHSGRKHKGELPPSSCQRRAGTKRSSRSSHRSQPSSGDEDSDDASSHRLHQKSPSQYSEEEEEDSGSEHSRSRSRSGRRHSSHRSSRRSYSSSSDASSDQSCYSRQHSYSDDSYSDYSDRSRRHSKRSHDSDDSDYASSKHRSKRHKYSSSDDDYSLSCSQSRSRSRSHTRERSRSRGRSRSSSCSRSRSKRRSRSTTAHSWQRSRSYSRDRSRSTRSPSQRSGSRKGSWGHESPEERHSGRRDFIRSKIYRSQSPHYFRSGRGEGPGKKDDGRGDDSKATGPPSQNSNIGTGRGSESDCSPEDKNSVTAKLLLEKIQSRKVERKPSVSEEVQATPNKAGPKLKDPPQGYFGPKLPPSLGNKPVLPLIGKLPATRKPNKKCEESGLERGEEQEQSETEEGPSGSSDALFGHQFPSEETTGPLLDPPPEEPKSEEATADHPVAPLGTPAHTDCYPGDPTISHNYLPDPSDGDTLESLDSSSQPGPVESSLLPIAPDLEHFPSYAPPSGDPSIESTDGAEDASLAPLESQPITFTPEEMEKYSKLQQAAQQHIQQQLLAKQVKAFPASAALAPATPALQPIHIQQPATASATSITTVQHAILQHHAAAAAATIGIHPHPHPQPLAQVHHIPQPHLTPISLSHLTHSIIPGHPATFLASHPIHIIPASAIHPGPFTFHPVPHAALYPTLLAPRPAAAAATALHLHPLLHPIFSGQDLQHPPSHGT from the exons CTGATGTATTGAAAGCAAATCCTTCTAATTTGGGAGCCCAGATCACAAGA AGATTAAAAGATCTCAAGCAGAGAGAGTTTGCTCGAAATGTCTCTTCAAGATCCCGCAAGGATgagaaaaaacaggaaaaagccCTTCGGCGGCTCCATGAGTTGGCAGAGCAGAGAAAACAAGCTGAATG TGCACCTGGAAGTGGTCCCATGTTCAAACCAACCACAGTGGCTGTAGATGAAGAAGGTGGAGAAGATGATAAAGATGAATCAGCTACAAATAGTGGCACAGGTGCCACTGTTTCTTGTGGCCTGGGATCTGAATTTTCCACAGATAAAGGAGGCCCTTTCACTGCAGTACAAATCACTAATACCACTGGACTGGCCCAGGCTCCTGGGTTAGCCTCCCAAGGCATCAGCTTTGGCATTAAGAATAATCTGGGGACCCCATTGCAAAAATTGGGAGTGTCATTTTCTTTTGCCAAGAAGGCTCCTGTCAAACTCGAATCAATAGCATCAGTTTTCAAGGACCACGCGGAGGAAGGGACCTCTGAAGATGGAACAAAACCTGATGAGAAGGGTTCTGACCAAGGGCTGCAGAAGGTAGGAGACTCTGATGGGAGCAGTAATCTTGATGGTAAAAAGGAGGATGAAGACCCTCAGGATGGAGGGTCCCTTGCCTCAACATTATCCAAATTAAAAAGGATGAAGCGAGAAGAAGGAGCTGGGGCTACGGAGCCGGAATATTACCACTACATCCCCCCAGCACACTGCAAAGTAAAACCTAATTTTCCCTTCCTACTTTTTATGAGAGCCAGTGAACAAATGGAAGGTGATAATAGTACACACCCAAAGAATGCCCCAGAGAGTAAAAAAGGCAGTTCTCCCAAGCCTAAAAGCTGCATCAAGGCGGCAGCAAGCCAAGGAGCAGAAAGGACAGTTAGTGAAGTCTCTGAGCAGCCGAAGGAAACCAGCATGACCGAGCCCTCAGAACCAGGAAGCAAACCTGAGGCAAAGAAGGCCTTAGGAGGGGATGTAAGTGATCAGAGTTTAGAGAGTCATAGTCAGAAGGTTTCAGAGACCCAAACGTGTGAGTCCAACTCTTCTAAAGAAACCTCTCTGGCCACCCCAGCAGGGAAAGAAAGCCAAGAAGGACCCAAACATCCTACTGGTCCCTTCTTCCCAGTTTTGAGCAAAGATGAAAGCACTGCCCTCCAGTGGCCATCAGAACTATTAATTTTCACCAAGGCAGAACCCTCCATTTCATACAGTTGTAACCCTTTATATTTTGACTTTAAACTTTCAAGGAACAAAGATGCCAGAACTAAAGGGACAGAAAAACCAAAGGATATAGGAAGCTCCTCAAAGGACCATCTCCAAGGCCTAGATCCTGGTGAGCCAAATAAAAACAAGGAAGTGGGCGGAGAGAAAACAGTACGTTCCTCAGGAGGCAGAATGGACGCACCTGCTTCAGGGTCCGCCTGTAGTAGCCTGAACAAGCAGGAGCCTGGGGGTAGCCATGGGTCTGAGacagaagacacagggagaagccTTCCCAGCAAGAAAGAACGATCTGGGAAGTCCCACcggcacaaaaagaaaaagaagcacaaAAAATCCAGCAAACACAAACGTAAACACAAGGGTGACACAGAAGAGAAAAGCTCTAAGGCAGAGTCGGGGGAGAAGTCTAAGAAGCGCAAGAAACGAAAACGAAAGAAGAATAAGTCATCAGCCCCAGCAGATTCTGAACGAGGACCCAAACCAGAACCCCCTGGGAGTGGCAGTCCTGCACCTCCAAGAAGGCGGCGACGAGCTCAAGATGACTCCCAGCGGAGATCCCTCCCAGCTGAAGAGGGGAGCAGTGGCAAAAAGGAGGAAGGTGGGGGTGGTAGCAGCTCCCAAGACCATAGTGGGAGGAAACACAAAGGTGAACTTCCGCCTTCATCCTGCCAGCGAAGAGCAGGCACCAAACGGAGCAGCCGGTCTAGCCATCGGAGCCAACCCAGTAGTGGAGATGAGGATAGTGATGATGCTTCCTCACACCGACTGCACCAGAAGTCTCCATCCCAGTACagtgaggaagaagaagaagattcaGGCAGTGAGCATTCCCGCAGCCGCTCAAGGTCAGGCCGGCGCCATTCCTCACATCGTTCTTCTCGGCGTTCTTACTCAAGTAGCTCAGATGCCTCTTCAGACCAGAGCTGCTATAGTAGACAGCACAGTTACTCAGATGACAGCTACAGTGACTACAGCGACAGATCACGAAGGCACTCCAAGCGCTCCCACGACTCAGATGACTCAGACTATGCCAGCTCCAAACATCGATCAAAACGGCACAAATACTCATCTTCTGACGATGACTATAGCCTCAGTTGCAGCCAGTCCCGAAGCCGATCTCGGAGTCATACCAGAGAGCGCTCAAGATCCCGGGGCCGCAGCCGAAGCAGCAGTTGTAGTCGTAGTCGGAGCAAGCGGAGAAGCCGTAGCACCACAGCCCACAGCTGGCAACGGAGCCGGAGCTATAGCCGGGACCGCAGTCGCAGCACCAGGAGCCCTTCCCAAAGATCAGGCTCCAGGAAGGGATCATGGGGTCATGAGAGCCCTGAGGAGAGGCATTCTGGGCGTCGGGACTTCATTCGTTCTAAGATCTACCGCTCCCAGTCCCCCCACTATTTCCGATCAGGCCGGGGAGAAGGTCCTGGGAAGAAAGATGATGGCAGAGGAGATGACAGTAAAGCAACAGGTCCACCTTCCCAGAACAGCAACATTGGCACAGGAAGAGGGTCAGAAAGTGACTGCAGTCCTGAAGACAAGAACTCTGTTACTGCCAAACTGCTACTGGAGAAGATTCAGTCAAGGAAAGTGGAGAGGAAACCTAGTGTGAGTGAGGAGGTGCAGGCCACCCCTAATAAAGCTGGGCCCAAGCTCAAGGACCCCCCACAAGGTTACTTTGGGCCCAAGCTCCCCCCATCTCTTGGCAATAAGCCTGTCCTTCCACTGATAGGGAAGCTCCCAGCTACCCGAAAGCCCAATAAGAAATGTGAAGAGTCTGGCTTGGAAAGAGGGGAAGAGCAAGAACAGTCAGAGACAGAAGAGGGGCCCTCAGGGAGTAGTGATGCCCTATTTGGGCATCAGTTCCCTTCAGAGGAAACAACTGGCCCCTTATTAGACCCACCCCCAGAAGAGCCAAAGTCTGAAGAAGCTACTGCTGATCACCCTGTGGCTCCACTAGGCACCCCAGCACACACTGACTGCTACCCTGGGGACCCAACCATCTCCCATAACTACCTCCCCGACCCCAGTGATGGGGACACCCTGGAGTCCCTGGATAGCAGCAGTCAACCAGGCCCTGTGGAATCCAGCTTGCTGCCGATAGCACCAGACCTTGAGCATTTCCCCAGTTATGCACCTCCCAGTGGGGATCCTAGTATTGAGTCAACAGATGGGGCTGAGGATGCTTCACTGGCCCCCCTGGAGAGCCAGCCCATCACCTTCACCCCTGAGGAGATGGAGAAGTACAGCAAGCTCCAGCAGGCTGCTCAGCAACACATCCAGCAGCAGCTTCTGGCCAAGCAAGTAAAGGCCTTTCCAGCCTCAGCTGCCCTggccccagccacaccagcccTGCAACCTATCCACATTCAGCAGCCAGCTACAGCCTCTGCCACCTCCATCACAACTGTTCAGCATGCCATCCTACAACATCATGCTGCCGCAGCTGCTGCCACCATTGGCattcacccccacccccatccccaaccaCTTGCCCAGGTGCATCATATTCCCCAGCCCCATCTGACCCCCATTTCCTTGTCCCACCTCACTCACTCAATCATCCCTGGCCACCCTGCCACCTTTCTCGCTAGCCATCCCATCCACATCATTCCCGCCTCAGCCATCCATCCTGGGCCTTTCACCTTTCATCCCGTCCCACATGCTGCCCTCTACCCCACCCTACTTGCCCCACGGCCTGCTGCAGCAgctgccactgccctccacctTCACCCACTACTTCACCCCATCTTCTCAGGTCAGGACCTGCAACATCCTCCCAGCCATGGCACATGA